TCCTCGGAATTGTTTTGGGGTTGTTGCTGCTGTTGCTGCTGCTGTTGTTGTTGCTGCCGCTCCAGCTCCTCCAATTTGCGCCGGATGACTTCCAGGTTGTGCTGGGCGTCGGTGTCCTGGGGATTCAGGCGGAGGGCGTTGGCCAGGTGGTTGGTGGCGGCTTGCCAGGCGGCCTTTTTCTTGGCCGGCTCCGCCTCGGCCTCCCCCACGTGATAACGCGCACTGGCCGCGTTGTAAAAGGCGCGTTGCTGCAAATCGAGGTTGTCGGGCGAAAGGGTGGCCGCCTCAAATTCGCGGGCGGCCCGGTCATAATCCCGGTCGCGAAAAGCGGCCACGCCGAGGTTGTAGCGGAGGCGGTTGTCTTCGGGCCGTTTTTGCAGCAGCTCCTCGTAGGCTTTTTTGGCGGCTTTGTGGTAACCGCGGTCCAGTTCGCGACGGGCGTCGGCGGGGGACACCGCGGGGGCGGGGCCGGCGGTCCAGCCCAAAGCCAGGCCAGCCAGCCACATCGCCGCACTCCAGGAGCGGCGCCTTGTCCAGCGTTCACGCATGGGCCGGTCTCCCAGCAGAATTTCGGTGATGAGCAACAAAATGGCAAGTCCCAGGGGCCAGTGGTAGCGTTCGTGATAGACCCGCACCATGCGGGCGGCCTGTTCGGCTTTGGGCAGCGGGGCGATGCCTTTCTCGTAAAGCAATGCCATGGTGCCCGCCCCGGCCAGCCGCAGGTAAAAACCGCCACCCGTCCGGGCTATCTCGTGCAGGAGGCGTTCATCCAAACGGGTGCGGATGGGCGCGCCGGCCGCATCACGCGCCGTTTCCCGGCGGCCGCCCGGTTCGGGCAGGTGCAGTTCCTCGCCTTCCGGGGTGCCCACCCCCACGGTGAATATCTTGATGCCCGCCTCGGCCGCGGCTTTGGCGGCTTCCAACACGCCGGCTTCATGGTCTTCGCCGTCGGAAAAGAGCACCAGCACTTTGTGGCTTTCCCCGGCATTGGTGAAGGCGGCCTGCGCGACTTCAATCGCCTCGGCAATCGCCGTGCCGCCCTGGGGGATGATTTCCGTGTCCAGAATCATCACGCTCTGGCGGAAGGCCTCGGTGTCCATGGTCAGCGGGCATTGGAGGAAGGCTGTGCCGGCAAAGGCAATCAAGCCCACGCGGTCACTACGGGCGGTTTGCGCCAGGTCCAGCGCTGCCAGGCGGGCGCGTTCGAGGCGGTTGGGTTTGATGTCCTCGGCCAGCATGCTGCGGGAGGTATCCACCGCAATGAGGATGTCCACGCCCCGGCGTTTGACTTCCTCCCAATGATAGCCCCATTGGGGGCGGGCGGCGGCGAGGATGAGGAGGCCAAGGGCCGCCACCAGCAGGGCCTGACGCCAGCGGCGGCGGGCGGGGGACAGACCTTCGGTCAAGCTGTCGAGCAAACGCGCATGAATGAACCGCTCCAGCAGGGCGCGCTGGCGGCGGCCCATGTGCCAGCCCAGCCAGGCCACTGCCGGCAGCAGCAGCAACAGCCAGAGCAATTGAGGTTCAGCGAATCTCATGGCAACTGCCGGAGCCAGGTTTGCATCAACACCACCTCGAGCAGCAGCAGGCTCACCGCGCCCAGGATGAGCCAGTGGGCCAGCTCGGTATGATGCGAGTATTTCTTGACGACCACCTCGGTTTTTTCGAGCCGGTCAATTTCCTCGTAAATCTGGCGGAAGCGCTCGGTATTGTCAGCGCGGTAATACTTGCCGCCGGTCAGGTCAGCGATTTGCTTCAGGGTATCTTCATCAATGTCCACCAGCACCGGCTCGCGAATGAGCCGGCCCATGAACTGGCGCAGCACATAGGACTGGCCCTGGCGGCCAATGCCGATGGTGTAAACCTTGATGCCCAGGGCCTTGGCCGCCTCCGCCGCCGCCAGGGGCGGGACTTTGCCGGCGTTGTTCTGGCCGTCGGTCATCAGGATGACGATGCGGCTCTTGGCGGGCACGTGCTCGAGGCGGTTCACAGCGGTGGCCAGCGCCGAGCCAATGGCGGTGGAATTGTATTCGCGCACGGCGCCCAGCTTGAGCCGCTCCAGGTTTTGCAGCAAAAAATCATGGTCGAGGGTGAGCGGCGCCGCCAGGTAGGGGCGCCCGGCGAAAGCGACAATCCCGATGCGATCGCTGGGGCGTTTTTTGATGAACTCGCGCAGGACCTCCCGCGCCATGTCCAGGCGGTTCACATCGCGCCCCCGCAGGTTGAAGTCCATGGCCTCCATGCTGCCCGACAGGTCCAGGGCCACCATGATGTCCACGCCGCTGGCGCTGATGGAGGTTTCCGTGTGGGTGAAACGTGGCTGGGCCAGCGCCACCACCGCCAGCGCCACCGAGACCCACCGCAAATGCGGCAGCCAGGCCCCCACCGCCGAGCGCGCCGGCCGCAGGCCGGTGGGCAGCAGGTTCAACGAGGAATAGACCAGCGCCGCCCGGCGGCCCATCCGTCCCTGCAGCCACGCCAGCAGCGGCAGCAACAGGAGCAACAGCAGCAGATGGGGTTGTGCAAAGGTCATGCAGCGGGCGGGGAAGCAGGGGAGACGTTCGGCGCGGCCGCGGCGGGCGCGGGCGCGGGCGCGATTTCCACCAGCGATGTTTCATCCACCAGACGCAAGGCTGCGGCATGCAGCCGCCGCAGGGCTTCCTCGGTCGGCTCAAAGCGGGCGAATTTGATGAGGTCGCATTCGGTCAAAAAATCGGCCAGCAATTCTTTGTGCCGCGGCTGCAGGACAAGCGTGCGTTGCAAGTCCTGCAAAAATTCCTCCGTCGTCCGTTCCGGCGCGGGGAGGTGGAAGCGCCGTTCCAGATACCAGCGCAGAGCGGCGGACACCGCCACGGTGAATTTTTCCGGGTCGCCCAGCAGTTGCCAGGCGGCCTCCAGGCGGCGGCGGGCCTCGACATGCGCGGGCAGCGGGGGTGGCGTGTCTGCGGGGGCGGTCAGGCGGCGGCGCTGCCACCAGCGCCATGCCCACCAGGCCGCAGCAGCCAGGGCCACGGCGGCCGCCACCCACCAGAGCCATCCCCAGCCGGAGGGGATGTCCACCGGCGGCTTGAGCGGGCGCAGCTCCTCCGCGGCGTTGGTCAGCGCCGGCGGCGTGGGGGGCTGAGGGATGGGCAGACCAGCAGCCATAGGGCATCAGCCGCGCAAGCGCCGTTTTTCGCGGGTGGCAAAGAACCGCCCCAGCGCGGCCTCGTAGGGTTGGTCGGTGCGCACCTGCAGGGCATCGGTGCGGGCCAGGCGGAAGGATTGCTCCAACTGCGCCTGTTGCTGGCGGCGTTGTTGCTGCCACACCGCCCGCCATTGCTCGTCGCCGGTGTCCACCACCGCTTGTTCGCCGGTTTCGGCATCCTGCAACACCACGCGGCCCACGTCGGGCAGCGCCAATTCATGGGGATCGGTGATCTGCACACACACCACATCATGCCGCCGGCGGGCCTGGCGCAGGGCCGTCAGCCATGGGCGGGTTGGCGACGCGGGCCGCCGCTGCCAGCGCGGGGCGTTCTCCAGAAAATCCGACAGCACCACCACGATGGCCCGGCGGGTGATGACGCGGTTGAGAAAATCCAGCGCCTCGGCGAGGTCGGTTTGGGGCGATTGCGGGGCGTGAAACAAAATTTCGCGGATTACCCGCAAGACATGGCGGCGGCCCTTGCGCGGGGGGATGAACTTCTCCACGTGCCGGGTGAACAGGGCCAGTCCGACTTTGTCATTGTTGCGAATGGCGGAGAAGGCCAGCACGCTGGCGATTTCCGCGGCCAGCTCGCGCTTGGACGGGCCGGCGGAGCCAAAGCGACCGCTGCCGCTGGCATCCACCAGCAGCATCACCGTCAACTCGCGCTCCTCGACGAATTTTTTGATGAAGGGATGATTCATGCGCGCGGTGACATTCCAGTCAATGGCGCGCACTTCATCCCCCGGCTGGTATTCCCGCACTTCGTCGAAGTTCATCCCCTGCCCTTTGAAGACGCTGTGGTACTGCCCCCCAAGCGTCTCGGTGACGAGCCGGTTGGTGCGGATTTCAATCTGCCGGATTTTTTTGAGGATTTCCGGGGGAATCATAAGGGCCCCTGGCCGCCCTGCCTCAAGGCACAGGCAGCTCGTCAAAAATCTTCTGAATGATGGTTTCGCTGGTTTTGTCCTCGGCCTCGGCCTCGTAGGTCACGGTCACCCGATGCCGCAGCACATCCATGCCGATGGATTTGACGTCCTGCGGAGTGACGTAGCCGCGGCCCTTGAGGAAGGCGTGGGCCTTGGCCCCAAGGGTCAGGGCAATGGTGGCGCGGGGGGAGGCGCCCAGTTGAATCATGCCCTGCAACTGGATTTTGTAGGCGGCCGGGTCGCGGGTGGCGCAGACCAGGTCCACAATGTAGTCCTTCACCTTTTCATCCACGTAGATGTCATTGAGCACCTCGCGGGCGGCCAGGATTTGCTGGGGCGTGACCACCGGGCGGGCGGCGGGCAGCCCGCTGGTGCGCGCCATCAAGTCCAGAATCTGGCGCTCCTCTGCGCGGGAGGGGTAGCCGATTTTCAACTTCAGCATGAAGCGGTCCACCTGCGCCTCGGGCAGCGGATAGGTGCCCTCCTGCTCAATGGGGTTTTGCGTGGCGAGCACCAGGAACGGTTCTTCCAGGCGGAAGGTCTGCTCGCCAATGGTCACCTGCTTTTCCTGCATCGCTTCGAGCAGGGCGCTTTGCACCTTGGCGGGGGCGCGGTTGATTTCATCGGCCAGCACCAGGTGGGCAAATACAGGGCCGCGGCGGGTGGAGAAGCTGCCAGTTTGGGGATTGTAGATTTGTGTGCCGATGACGTCCGCCGGGAGCATGTCGGGGGTGAATTGAAGCCGGGCAAACTTGACATTCAAACACGCGGCCAGGGTTTTCACCGACAGCGTTTTGGCCAGGCCCGGCACGCCTTCGAGCAGCACATGGCCGTTGGCCAGGAGCCCGATGATGAGCCGCTCCACGAGGTAGGACTGGCCCACGATGACCTTGCCCATTTCATCCAGCAGCGGGCGCACAAAGGCCGAGGCCCGCGCCACTTCCTGATTAATCGCCGTTAATGCTGTGCTCATGTCCTGATGCCCATCATCCTGCCCGATAGACAATCCGGGGGCAATAATGTTCATTTTTTGCGCCCGGGCGCGCGCGGGCAAAATTTCCGGTTTGCCACCCGGGCGGGGATTGCTAAGATGGACTGGGCCGGGTTAAACGCCGGCTCCGGAAAGGCAGGCATGGATGAAAAAAATTGAAGCCATTATCAAGCCGTTCAAACTCGAAGAGGTCAAGGAAGCCTTGACCGCCCTGGGCATCGAGGGGATGACCGTCAGCGAGGTCAAAGGGTTTGGACGGCAAAAAGGCCACACCGAGATTTATCGCGGCAGCGAGTACACCGTGGATTTTCTGCCCAAAATCAAACTGGAGATCGTCCTGCCGGACGCGCTGGTCAACCCGGCCGTGGAAGCCATCGTCAAGGGGGCGCGCACGGGCAAAATCGGCGACGGCAAGGTGTTCATTCTGCCCATTGAAAACGCCGTGCGCATCCGCACCGAGGAAAGCGGGGACAAGGCGGTCTGAGCCGTCCTCCCCGGCCGGCCCGGAGCGCGAGGCCCAGGCCATGTTTTCCCATGGGGCGTACCGTCATCTACCCAGGCAGCTTTGACCCGTTGACCAATGGCCATCTGGACATTGTGCAGCGGGCCGCGCGGCTCTTTGACCGGGTCATTGTGGCTGTGGCCCCCAGCGAAGGCAAGGGGCCCCTGTTTGATTTGGAAGAGCGCGTTTCCCTCATCCGCCGCGCGGTCATGACCATGCCCAACGTGGAAGTGGACTCCTTCACCGGCCTGTTGATGGATTACGTGGAAAAACAAAACGGCCACGCAGTCATCCGCGGCCTGCGCGCCGTTTCCGATTTCGAGTTTGAGTTTCAACTGGCCCTCATGAACCGCAAACTCAATCCACGGGTGGAAACCATTTTCATGATGCCCAAGGAAGCTTACACCTTTGTCAGCAGCCGGCTGGTGAAGGAAATCGCCACCCTCGGCGGTGACGTCGGGCCGTTTGTGCCGGCGCATGTGAAAGCCGCCCTGACGCGCAAACTGCGCCAGCGCCGCCGCCGCGCCTAGGGCGGGAAAGCGAGACCGCCTATGTCCGTCCAATTCAGCTTAAGCCAGTTGGAAATCCGCAACCTCACCCTCCAGGGCGAGCTGGCGGTGGAAGACCTGGACCTGGACACCGGAGACGCCATGCTGCAGGTGCGCCAGCCCCTGCGCTATGACATCCAGCTCGAAAAGGTGGAGGCGGGCGTGTACGCCCACGGACGGCTGATGCTGCACTTGAACTGCTGTTGCGTGCGGTGCTTGAAGGAATTTGTCCTGCCCCTGGAACTCGCCCAGTGGTCCCGCCTGCTGCCGCTGACGGGAGAGGACGCGGTGCCGGTGGAAAAAGACATTGTGGACTTGACGCCCATCCTGCGCGAAGATATGCTTTTGGTCTTTCCGCAACATCCGTTGTGTGAACCGGGATGCGGCGGGTTGCCGCAGTGGCAACAAATGCAAGCGAGCCAGCAGGCCGCCAGCGGGGTCAATTCCCCGTGGTCCGTGCTGGATCAGTTGAAATTGAAATCGTGACTGCCGCCAGGCAGAGAAAGCTTATATGGGTGTACCGAAACGCAAACCCTCGCGCAGCCGCCAGCGCATGCGGCGCGCTTACAACAGTGTCTTGACGCTCCCGCAATTGAGCGTTTGTCCGCAATGCTCGGCGCCGTATGTGCCGCACCGGGTCTGCCCGGCCTGCGGCTTCTACCGGGGACGCCAGGTCGTGACCGTCAAAGTCCAGGGCTGACACGGGCCGGCATCGGGCGGCGCCTCCGGCGCAGGTCCGCGGCTCCGCGCTGATGCCGGGATTATTGCATGAATTCCCCGGCTCCGAAATCCTTTGTCAATCCGCGCGCCCGCCACAATTACGCCGGCCGCCCCTGCTCCATCATCGGCGTAGGCTCCTACGTGCCTGAACGGGTGCTCACCAACGCGGATTTGACCCGCATGGTGGACACCAGCGACGAGTGGATTATCACCCGCACCGGCATCCGCGAGCGGCGCATTGCCGCCCCCGACCAATACACCTCGGACCTCGCTGCCGCGGCTGCCCAGAAAGCCCTCGAAAATGCCGGCATCACCCCCCAGCAGGTGGATTTAATCATTGTGGCCACCATCACGCCGGACATGCCGTTTCCCAACACGGCCTGCCTGGTGCAGCAAAAAATCGGGGCCACCCGCGCCGCGGCCTTTGATATTGAGGCCGCCTGCTCCGGTTTCATTTACGCGCTGGAGATTGGCCAGCAATTCATCATGTCCCGCACCTACGAAACGGTGCTGGTCATCGGCGCGGAAAAACTCTCCACCATCACCGACTGGCAGGACCGCAACACCTGCGTCCTCTTTGGCGATGGCGCCGGCGCAGCCGTCCTCCAAAGCCGCCCCGACAGCCACGGACTGCTTACCACCTGCATGGGAGCCGACGGCAGCAAGGGCAGCCTCCTGTGCATGCCCGGCGGCGGCAGCCGCAATCCCGCCACACCGGAAAGCGTGCAGAGCCGGCTCCATTACCTGAAAATGGACGGCAAGGAGACCTTCAAAAATGCCGTCACCGCCATGGTCCAGGCCGGTCAGGAGGCCTTGCGGCGCTGCGCCTTGGACATCAAGCAAATCAAGTGCATCATTCCGCATCAGGCCAACCAACGCATCCTGGACGCCGTGGCGGAGCGCCTGGGAGCCACTCCCGAGCAGGTGTTCATGAACTTGGATAAATACGGCAACACCTCCGCGGCTTCGGTCGCCATCGCCCTGGACGAAGCCGTCCGCCAGGGACGCATCCAGCGCGGTGACCTGGTACTGCTGGTCGTTTTCGGCGCCGGCTTCACCTGGGCCGCCGCCGTGATTGAATGGTGAGCCTGCCCGGCGGCTGCCGGCCCCCCATCCAACGTCCCCCAACGCGAGCGTAACACCTGCGGCCCCCGTATCGCAGGCGTCCCGCACGCAGCAGCAAGATGAAGGCGGCTGTAGCGCAGGCGTCTCGCCTGCGGGTTCACGGAGCCTCCCGGCTCCGTGATTGCTGAATTGCCAAGGTCAAGCGTATGCGCCCAAAAGCACCAGTCCGCTCATCAATCTTTCATTTCCCATAGCGCAGGCGTCCTCGTCCCGCAAGGCGGGATAATGCCTGCGTCTTGCAGGGGGGGCAAAGGATGAATGAGTTTTATTTGAGCGGCTGCCGTTTCCCTCATCTTCATCTCGGCCTGCACCCCACCAAAGCGGGCAAAAAAATCCCACAACGCCCATTAACAGTTCCCCTCTCCCCGTGGGAAAGGGCCAGGCTGAGGGGCCTCTTCTCCCTCTTCGTTCCCTTCGTTTCCTTCTGTTCAAAATTTGTGTCCATTCGTGTCCATTCGTGGTTGATTCCCCACCCTTCACACGCTCTGCCCCCTTTTCCCTCCACCCCATCGTAGCAGAAAGCCAAGGTGAGGGTCTGTAGCGCAGGCGTCCTCGCCTGCGGGTTCACGGAGCCTCCCGGCTCCGTGATTGCAGAATTGATAAGGTCAAGCGTATGCGCCCAAAAGCACCAGTCCGCTCATCAATCTTTCATTTCCCATAGCGCAGGCGTCCTCGTCCCGCAAGGCGGGATAATGCCTGCGTCTTGCAGGCCGGGGGCAAGGGATGAATGAGTTTTATTTGAGCGGCTGCCGTTTCCCTCATCTTCATCTTGTCCTGCAACCAACAAAAGCGGGCGAAAAAAATCCCACAGCGCCCATTAACAGTTCCCCTCTCCCCGTGGGAAAGGGCCAGGCTGAGGGGCCTCTTCTCCCTCTTCGTTCCCTTCGTTTCCTTCTGTTCAAAATTTGTGTCCATTCGTGTCCGTTCGTGGTTCTTGTTTCCACTTTCACGCGTTCTGACCCCTTTTCCCTCCAACCCATCGTGGAAAAAGGCTAAGGTGAGGGTGTGTAGCGCAGGCGTCTCGCCTGCGGGTTCACGGAGCCTCCCGGCTCCGTGATTGCAGAACTGATAAGGTCAAGCGGACCCGTTCGGAAACAACAAACCGTGCGTTAATCTTTCATGCGCCGTAACGCAGGCGTGCATGAATCGAAAAGTGGGAATTGGCCTGCGGGACGCAGGCATCACCCGCAGGCGGGACGCCTGCGCTACATGGGTACGCCTTGCGCTACGAAACCGCTCCTATGGCCTAGGTGAGGCAAGCCAAAAGCCGATTTGGGGGCGAATGAGGGCTTGATGGAATAGGGGATTTGGGGGATATTGGGTTCGAGGTCAGCCACAAGATGCAGGTGAATGAAGCCATAAGCATGTGTGCAGTGTCGGAGGTGGAAAGTTGTCCCGAAGTGCATAGGACAAGGGGTGCGGTGCGCACGCACGTGTGGGGGGCGAATTTGTCGGGGACGACGCAGGGGACGGGTTCGATTTCAGGAGGGTTGCAAGCGGGGTTGGCGCACGTTGTTGGTCTCGGGGAGCACACGCCTCCGGCGTGTGCCCTTCGGCGTCCCGCCGAAGGGAAATTATTCCTCCACACGTCGAATGCGGCCACAGAGCAACGCTCGTCAGAACACGAATGCTGCCCGTTTGGCGAGCTCCTGCGCGCCACCGGCCCCCTGGCCCAGACGTTCAATCATCTCTTCTCCACCAAATACTTTGACTGGGAAACCGGCCTCTCTTACTACGGCCACCGCTACTACTCCCCCACCACTGGAAGATGGCCAAATAGAGACCCCATCGGAGACGAAGTCGTTCTACGGCATGCTGCCCGAACCATTCATCCGATGCGAGTAGCGATCCTCCAACACGAAGCTCTCGGCAACCTCTACACGTTCAATCACAACAACCCGATGGGATACGTAGACTCGGACGGGCGAGTCGCTATCGCAATCCCTGCCGGCGTGATCATTGGGGGTGGTATTTTGATTGGTGCTGGGATCTGCTACGCAATTCCAAGTTGTCGCGACGCGATGACTCAGGCTGGCCGAGAAATCGCAGAAGGCGTCAAAGAGCTTTGCAGGCCAAGGCCGAAACCACCGGAGATTTGTCCCAAGACGGGGGAGATGAACCAACCCGCAATCGGGAATCCAGGCGACCCAGACTATGTTCCTGCGATGAAAATCTGCATCTACACCTGCCCAAAGCAAGGCGTAGTGCGGAGATATTTCCCCGAAGGAACGTTGTGTGATTCAACAATCACCCAGCCCTTCCCGTAAATGCCTTTATGACGATGACCAAAGACGACGCACCTGTTGCTGAAATCTTTCTGCAACTCAAAGCCAAAGCTGCGAAGGGCGTGCCTTGGACAGTGGACGAAAGCGCAACGGTCAGGCGCGCGTTAGAGAAGGAAGGCGAGATTCGTGTGTTAGCTGCCTGCTGCGCTGTGGTGTCGGGACGTTTGGAAGAACACGCTCGCTCACTCCATGTGATTCGAAAAGCAGTTGAACAGAAAAATCCCTCACCCTACGTCGAGCTTTCGATTTACGAGGCGCTTACCCGCCTAGAGTCCACGACGCTCGCGCGATTCGGCGACGCAATTCTTTCTTTCATTGAACAGTCATTGGGCCGACGGGCTGTTAACTTGGACAACACGATTTTCTTGCTTGGGAGATTGGCACGCATAGGGCAAAGCAAAGCGTTGGAGTTTCTGCAGTCGCTCGCACACGACAGCAATGCGGAGGTTCGAGATAACGCCTCGCGCGTGCTCCAAGGTATTGAGCGCGATTGAAAACCCAACCGGCTGTCCCGCACAAGTGGTGATAAGAAATTAGCCGTGCTCAGGCCGCACGGGAGGAAGGTCGGCCGCCCGCCTGTCTGCGGGCGCGACGCACAGGCAGGCGCGTGTGGCACAACCCTTGTCCCGCTGTGCGGGATCGCTGCGGAGTGGGTGGCGTCCAGTCCCGCAGCGTGCGCCCCGGCTGCGGCGTCGGGTTAGGGTGGACTGGGGTTGAGACGGTGTTGATGACGATGCGAATACGGCTACCTCGACAGTGTGATAAGCAAGCGGTCTTGCTCCGGTTTGGTGGACACCTTGTTGAGGCGGGGGCGGATGGTTGTATTGATGACGGAGGTGGCATCGGTGACGCTGCGAGTGATAATTATGGCGGTGTAGGCAAACCCTGATGGGCAGTCGGAGACGTACACGAGGGAAGTGCGGATGCGTCCGGCGTTGGGGCTGGAGGTGGGGGGATGCAGGTGAAGTTGGCTTCGGCGGGACGCTCCCGCTCTGCGGGACCAGACGCAGGCGCTGTGCGTCCGCTTGACTTTGGCAACTCAGAAATCACGGAGCCGGGAGGCTCCGTGAACCCGCAGGCGGGACGCCTGCGCTACATGGGGCCGACGCCTGCGCTACACACCTTCACAATAGTCCCTTCCCACGATGGGGTAAAGGAACACGGAGGGACACGGATTTTGAACAGAAGGAAACGAAGGGAACGAAGGGGGAAAACGCCCCCTTACCCGGGCCCTCTCCCAGAGGGAGAGGGAAATAGTTACCGTGCGTCGGATTATTCTGTCGGCGGTCCCTTGGCCACCCTTTGGTCTGCGGGACGCAGGCTTTATTCCGCTCTGCGGGACGGGGACGCCTGCGCTATGGGAAATGAAAGGTTGCCGTGCGGACTGGGGTAACCAGGCGCGCCCGCTTGATGTTGGCAATTCAGCAGTCACGGAGCCGGGAGGCTCCGTGAACCCGCAGGCGGGACGCCCGCGCTACATGAGGGACGCCTGCGCTACGCCCCTCACCCTGGCTCTCTACCATGATGTAGTAGCTGAACACGGATGAACACGGATTTGGAACAGAAGGAAACGAAGGAAACGAAGGATGAGAAGCGTTCCCTCACCCTGACCCTCTCCCAGAGGGAGAGGGAAATACGCCAAGTTCGGTCACAGACTTTGACCGCCCTTTTCCATGGCGCTGTCCCAAGGGGAGAGGGAGGAATTGTAGTTGCGTGGATTAGCCTACCCTGGCCCTGTGGCCCCCCTTGGCCTGCACATGGTCAGCGGGAGGAAGCCGCTTAACGGCTTCCAGGCGAATTCCCCGTTAACATCCTCCCCGTTTTATTGGTCCTGGGCAGCGTTGTTTTTGGGAGTGTCTTTTTTGTCCGCCTCGGGATTTTGCCGCAGGGCCGGGTCTTGGGGGTGATGTTGTTCGAGCCAGCGTTTGGGGACGCGGCCGTCCCACCAGGCCAGGTTCATGGGATAGACATCGGGGTCGAAGATGACGTGGTAAAAATGCCAAACCACGATGGCCAGGCAGGCCAGGATGGCCTCGTAGTAGTGGATAGTGGTGGCGACTTCAATTACCCAGCGCGGCAGCCAGTGGGTCACTTCCATTTTGAACCAGATGACCAACCCCGTAATTCCCATGATGACCGTTCCCCAAATCACCGCCCAATACTCAATTTTCTCCACATAACTGAAGCGTCCGGCCTCCGGCTCCGAGCCGCGCCCCGTGAGCCAATGGCGCGTGGCGGCCAACATCTGCCGCAAGTCGCCCGCCCGCCAGAGGAGGTCCCGCCACAGCCGGCGGCCCTGGGCGAAGAAGATAATGTAGCCCAGATGCCAGCCCCCCACGCCCAGCAACACCAGGCCGGCGACGCGATGCACCCAGCGGCGGATTTCCTCATCCGCTCCGAAAAGCCAGGCGAGGCGGGATTCCGGAAACTTCAGCGCGAAACCGCTGACGGCAAGCACCACAAAGCTGGCGAGGAGGAGGCCATGTTGCCAGCGCTGGTGGCGGTCCATGCGCTCCACGAGCGGCCCGGCGGCCTGGCGCAACGCCAACAGTTTGCGCCACCAGGCCAGGGCATTGTGGATTAGCATGGCGCCCACCACCCCGAAGATGAGCGCCAGATAGATGCGCCGGACCCAGAAATTGACCCGCGCCGCCAGGTCTGAAGGTTCGTCCAGGTCCACATGGATTTTGCCCTCGACAAATTTGGCGGTGGCGCCGGGATGGCATTTGCCGCAGGTTTCCGGCAAATGCCGGGGATGGATGGAGGAGCGGGGGTCGGTACTGGGGAGGATTTCATGGTAGCCGTGGCAACTGGAACAGTTGGCGGCGCGCGCATAGCCGCTTTGGACGGCCAGGCCGTGATAGCTTTCGTAAAAGGTTTTCACCCGGTTGGCGGGCAGGCGGAACTTGGAGTTGATGCGCTCCGAGGCGTGGCATTTGCCGCAAACGTCGCCGGAAACTTTCAGCGCGGCGCTGCCCTTGAGGGTTTCAATGCGATGCTCGCTGTGGCAATCGGTGCAGGTGGCGGCTTCGCGCACGCCGCGCGCGACGGCGCGTCCATGCACGCTGTCCTTGACCTGGGCGGC
This is a stretch of genomic DNA from Fontisphaera persica. It encodes these proteins:
- a CDS encoding VWA domain-containing protein, giving the protein MRFAEPQLLWLLLLLPAVAWLGWHMGRRQRALLERFIHARLLDSLTEGLSPARRRWRQALLVAALGLLILAAARPQWGYHWEEVKRRGVDILIAVDTSRSMLAEDIKPNRLERARLAALDLAQTARSDRVGLIAFAGTAFLQCPLTMDTEAFRQSVMILDTEIIPQGGTAIAEAIEVAQAAFTNAGESHKVLVLFSDGEDHEAGVLEAAKAAAEAGIKIFTVGVGTPEGEELHLPEPGGRRETARDAAGAPIRTRLDERLLHEIARTGGGFYLRLAGAGTMALLYEKGIAPLPKAEQAARMVRVYHERYHWPLGLAILLLITEILLGDRPMRERWTRRRSWSAAMWLAGLALGWTAGPAPAVSPADARRELDRGYHKAAKKAYEELLQKRPEDNRLRYNLGVAAFRDRDYDRAAREFEAATLSPDNLDLQQRAFYNAASARYHVGEAEAEPAKKKAAWQAATNHLANALRLNPQDTDAQHNLEVIRRKLEELERQQQQQQQQQQQQPQNNSEDSSAQDQQSQPDQSAANNEQQNGQDARQPEQDQSQPPPQQQSSPDNKQQQQGNNSQEGAQKSPTPPEQPPAGQNPADASRAVQAHGLTPEQARQLLEAAKVEEKVLPYIPPESADSRKRPNRPIKNW
- a CDS encoding VWA domain-containing protein, which produces MTFAQPHLLLLLLLLPLLAWLQGRMGRRAALVYSSLNLLPTGLRPARSAVGAWLPHLRWVSVALAVVALAQPRFTHTETSISASGVDIMVALDLSGSMEAMDFNLRGRDVNRLDMAREVLREFIKKRPSDRIGIVAFAGRPYLAAPLTLDHDFLLQNLERLKLGAVREYNSTAIGSALATAVNRLEHVPAKSRIVILMTDGQNNAGKVPPLAAAEAAKALGIKVYTIGIGRQGQSYVLRQFMGRLIREPVLVDIDEDTLKQIADLTGGKYYRADNTERFRQIYEEIDRLEKTEVVVKKYSHHTELAHWLILGAVSLLLLEVVLMQTWLRQLP
- a CDS encoding DUF58 domain-containing protein, whose translation is MIPPEILKKIRQIEIRTNRLVTETLGGQYHSVFKGQGMNFDEVREYQPGDEVRAIDWNVTARMNHPFIKKFVEERELTVMLLVDASGSGRFGSAGPSKRELAAEIASVLAFSAIRNNDKVGLALFTRHVEKFIPPRKGRRHVLRVIREILFHAPQSPQTDLAEALDFLNRVITRRAIVVVLSDFLENAPRWQRRPASPTRPWLTALRQARRRHDVVCVQITDPHELALPDVGRVVLQDAETGEQAVVDTGDEQWRAVWQQQRRQQQAQLEQSFRLARTDALQVRTDQPYEAALGRFFATREKRRLRG
- a CDS encoding AAA family ATPase, which produces MSTALTAINQEVARASAFVRPLLDEMGKVIVGQSYLVERLIIGLLANGHVLLEGVPGLAKTLSVKTLAACLNVKFARLQFTPDMLPADVIGTQIYNPQTGSFSTRRGPVFAHLVLADEINRAPAKVQSALLEAMQEKQVTIGEQTFRLEEPFLVLATQNPIEQEGTYPLPEAQVDRFMLKLKIGYPSRAEERQILDLMARTSGLPAARPVVTPQQILAAREVLNDIYVDEKVKDYIVDLVCATRDPAAYKIQLQGMIQLGASPRATIALTLGAKAHAFLKGRGYVTPQDVKSIGMDVLRHRVTVTYEAEAEDKTSETIIQKIFDELPVP
- a CDS encoding P-II family nitrogen regulator, with translation MKKIEAIIKPFKLEEVKEALTALGIEGMTVSEVKGFGRQKGHTEIYRGSEYTVDFLPKIKLEIVLPDALVNPAVEAIVKGARTGKIGDGKVFILPIENAVRIRTEESGDKAV
- the coaD gene encoding pantetheine-phosphate adenylyltransferase, which codes for MGRTVIYPGSFDPLTNGHLDIVQRAARLFDRVIVAVAPSEGKGPLFDLEERVSLIRRAVMTMPNVEVDSFTGLLMDYVEKQNGHAVIRGLRAVSDFEFEFQLALMNRKLNPRVETIFMMPKEAYTFVSSRLVKEIATLGGDVGPFVPAHVKAALTRKLRQRRRRA
- a CDS encoding YceD family protein, producing MSVQFSLSQLEIRNLTLQGELAVEDLDLDTGDAMLQVRQPLRYDIQLEKVEAGVYAHGRLMLHLNCCCVRCLKEFVLPLELAQWSRLLPLTGEDAVPVEKDIVDLTPILREDMLLVFPQHPLCEPGCGGLPQWQQMQASQQAASGVNSPWSVLDQLKLKS
- the rpmF gene encoding 50S ribosomal protein L32, which translates into the protein MGVPKRKPSRSRQRMRRAYNSVLTLPQLSVCPQCSAPYVPHRVCPACGFYRGRQVVTVKVQG